In a genomic window of Zerene cesonia ecotype Mississippi chromosome Z, Zerene_cesonia_1.1, whole genome shotgun sequence:
- the LOC119835710 gene encoding paramyosin, short form-like, translating to MPPVKIPESKWNKPPTAIYEDNYGYGINFYQPMIDYITAKQQGESVKPPHLPWNNERGLEKYRFDKPIKAYSEHDLRKISRDVSEQAKKDLSSVSISKRSPFSVIATAAAANITKHIETESVTVKTKRKRVEKEKLFKERQNKMLADVEKQLATLGSNAAIESELRSNAKLYRGKSAKAIAHTLLEESKQNVINENKKGIQKKNFKLDNDWQELKTLQHINRQNLDNVLPSEFKIRSIQTLCESSPKVCLVQIETEIPNINIEYVEKLNELKETIKQFDKLDMSILASSR from the coding sequence atgcCACCAGTGAAAATCCCCGAATCTAAGTGGAATAAGCCTCCCACAGCTATATATGAGGATAATTACGGATatggaattaatttttatcaacctATGATCGACTATATCACAGCAAAACAACAAGGAGAATCTGTGAAACCGCCTCATTTGCCATGGAATAATGAACGAGGcttagaaaaatatagattCGATAAACCAATCAAGGCTTACTCAGAGCACGATTTGAGAAAAATATCGCGGGATGTTTCTGAACAAGCGAAGAAAGATTTGAGTTCAGTGAGTATTAGTAAACGATCTCCATTTTCAGTCATTGCAACCGCAGCTGCGGcgaatataacaaaacatattgaaaCCGAGAGTGTAACGGTCAAGACTAAAAGGAAGAGAGTGGAAAAGGAAAAGCTTTTTaaagaaagacaaaataaaatgcttgCAGACGTTGAGAAGCAATTAGCAACACTAGGTTCGAATGCAGCTATAGAATCTGAACTCAGATCTAATGCAAAATTATATCGGGGAAAATCCGCAAAAGCTATTGCTCATACATTACTTGAAGAGAGCAAACAGAATGtaatcaatgaaaataaaaagggaatacaaaagaaaaattttaaattagacaATGATTGGCAAGAGTTAAAAACACTTCAGCATATAAACCGTCAGAACCTAGATAATGTTTTGCCttctgaatttaaaataagatccATCCAAACATTATGTGAATCTTCACCTAAAGTATGTCTTGTGCAAATAGAAACTGAAATTCCGAATATAAATATCGAATACGTTGAAAAATTGAAcgaattaaaagaaacaataaaacaatttgataaACTTGACATGAGTATTTTGGCTAGCAGCAGGTAA